aggcgtgagttggggtgggcattctgttttgttctatgttttgtatttctgtgtttggcctggtatggtcccaatcagaggcagctgtcattcgttgtctctgattgagaaccatacttaggtagcctgttcccacctggtatttgtgggtagttgtttcctgtcttgTGTTTTGTCACCTGATAGGACTGTTTCAAGTTTCACTTTGgttattttgtattcagtgttcagttatgtttcattaaaatggacacttaccacgctgcgttttggtccaatCTTTCCTACTCCTCATCAGATGAAGAAGATCGTTACAGCAATACTGGGTGCTATGGCTAATTCATTGAAAACTTAGTCTTTGGCTTGCTTGTATAGAGCGGGTACTACCTGTTTGCTGAAATGGGTGCAAGAGTGAAATTCGTAATGTGGCTCGAGCACTTTCATGAGGTGCTGAAACCCCACTATTCTCGACCACAACCCCCTATTCTCGACCACACATGGGTGCCTATCCACAGCTATAAACCAAAGactgtaaaaaatataaacacagcctACCTATCACTATTGTCATTTATTTTCAAGGGCTGCTTGAATGCAGAGAAGAGGTGATGTATAGTTGTTTCTTTACATTCAGTCTTGCTCCGGTATACTGGGAGTGGTGTCAGCGTAAATGTGTCAACATATTTGAGGTATTGGCAGCTGCATAGGCTATTCTCATTGAGCGAAGCAACATACTGTTAAGAGTTTTATCCGCAACTCTCTGGCCATTGTGGTTGTAATCTACTGGGAAGCCAAAAAGTTGATCAAACTAGAGATTTAAACGATGATGGAGGACCCTCCAATTCTGGTTTATTGACCCCACCACTCACCATTGTACAGAACTAGTTCCCGGGTGAGCCTCACAAAAGGACCGTTTTAAAGGCGCCAATTAAGATAAAACATTTGATAACAACAAGCGCATAGGCTTTAGTTGTTTTAACGAATTACCTGAAAAAATGTTCAGCGACAAATTTATTTAAGAGGCATAgggtagggctgtggcggtcacgaaactttcagccggtgattgtcaagcaaataacagccggtctcacggtaattgactgaGATAGGTGTGCCGCTAGTGCCTggcctcgacaacatccggtgaaattgcagagcgcgaaattcaaattacacaaatcgtaatattaaacattcatgaaaatacaagtgtcatacatcatttaaaagcttaacttcttgttaatccagccactgtgtcagatttcaaaaaggctttactgcaaAAGctcaccatgcgattatctgaggacagcgccccacccacaaaagcattacatacattttccaaccaagcagaggcgtcacgaaagtcagaaatagagataaaattgcctgccatatcagttctgttatactcacagacattatcttaacagttttggaaacgtgtgtgttttttttatccaatactaccacttatatgcatatcctagcttctgggcctgagcaacaggcagtttacttttggcacctcattcatccaaacctccaaatactgccccctagcccgaagaagttaattaacataaacccATTTAGCATCTACTGGCATCCACACAtaacctacaagccactgatgcagacctttggaacatctacagtatataaataaataataaaaatgaaataaatccatgtaatgtagcctacaccttcaccaaatcaccgtccctcctctctccgctgagaaaaggggacacagtcttccagcttgttagcagttgatgttattcttcaataacacagaccccaaagcaaatcagggggagaaaatAGATTTATTTGAGAAGGACAAATCATCGATGTTATGCATTAGAAGTAGACGTTCAGTCTTCCCTGTCCTCAGTttttctccacagaacaaagaaACAGGATGCCACTTATAACCCCCCACCCTAACctggggttgaccaatcagaagtcctTGTAGTAcaactgggccaatggccaaataacaagtatcctgttCCAGACCAATGAAAACATGGGACACGTAGCTCTGAGTTCAGGACTGACATTCCACAGATTCTAAACAGCTGTTGAACTGAAAACCAACTATTTCCATTGAGAATTCCCTATTGATCATTCATTCTAGTCCTCTCgtcctctgcgttgtgtatttatcttccaAATATTCTTATAAGCTGATGGCAAAACAAAAGTCACACAgtattatttctgcctcatgcatcaattcatgttgttactcctatgaccagagaaagtgaaatattccacaatattaaaaaagacaagccaaaaataataaaaacacaaGTTCATTGAAACACTTTGctatactcattcattacagctgcagtgctggttgttgcgtgagtggaagtagggacaacacacattttatggcttataaaacaTATAAGTGTTGACggtgctgaataacaacttaaacatgaacttactCATTAAAAAAAGTTGCTCTTTGCTGTATTTgttgagtctctctctagtcatggttttaatagttttgaaatatcacattatcaaaatatttttgaaatatcacattatcaactttgctgtgcgtTCAAGGAAATTGTGCAGACACTGATCTGAGCGatctgattggccagtggtagGCCTAATAGGTGCACTTGAGTTGTTCTCTGGACCTGCTGGGTAGGcggagttctaccttcagacacattaAATGGTTCAACATGGGAACACTTTACATTCCTGgcactagggctgctgaatcaagtcaAGATCGTGATCGAATGGTGGGTGAGCACTGGGTACTGGTTTGATTGAGCTCTGATTGGATGACAGGCTCTGTTTCTGGTCTGTAGAAGGGGGGGTAGGATAATAGCTAGGGATAATAGCTAGGGTCACACGTCCAATTAACCTGGCCATGAAAAACTCTGGTCCCTATACAGGAACACAGGAATTTCTTACCGTCATCACTGCTATCATCATTGACACTCAAAGTAGGGTTAACATGTTTTTGCTATACAACTACTTAGGGTCTGCATTTTGCATAGCTAATTGTAGAGCTTGTGTTTGTACGTACGTAGGGTAGAAATGAGGCTTACGGGCCTTGTTTGGGGACCCAGGTAAAGTTCCAGCCTCCCTGGGTGTTCTTGCGGACGAAGGCCTGTCCCTGAGGAAAGCTGTGTGTCTTGAGTCTGACGCTGCTGGAAGGGTTTAGGGACACGCTGAAGGCCAGCTCTGTCTGGCTACGTGGGGTAGACAATGGGGTATTCATCACGTCACCCCCTATGGGATTGGAGGCTACGGCAGTGCAGGCTGGGAGTGTGGTGCAGCCCGGGACTCCTGTCTTGAGACTGGTTGGGTGAGGTGGCTAAGATGGGCCTGAATGACTGTATTGGATCATGTGGTGAGAGAGTGTTGACCGATTGGGGCGGTGGGGGTTCATAAGGGGTGACGTGGAAATTGGGGGGGGACTTCTATGCTAGGGCTGTATAGGACAGACAGCACAGTTCCAGTGAAGTCAGAGCCTGAGTCTGTAGAGAGACTGTAGTCACTGTTGGTGTTAAAGCAGTAATCATTGTATAGTCCTATACTGGCACCATTGCACAGGCCATCAGTATTTGAGTCATAAGCTGTATTTTTGTGATCGGTTGTTTGGCAGTAGTCACCAGAGGTGTCTGTGGCAGAGCTGCATTTGGTGAGGGAGCTAATGGAGCAGTTGAAGCTGTATTCAGTGGATGATGTATCGATGGTGTCCTCGTCCTTCAGGCCCAAGGTCTGCAAGATCCACAGGTTCACAGAATCGGTACAGGCTAGCTCCTCTTCGGGACAAAACTCCAAGTTCCGGCAGGTCCGTTTCACCTGAGAACCAAGGAGCAGCTGACTGGCACTGAGGTTCCAGAATTCTCCAACACCATGCAGATTCTGGATTTCAGAATTCCGCTTCCGGTTCCTCCTCCCATCGCCACTCTGAgcagagagaagactctatggAAAAGGAGGAAGAAGCGAAAGAGCGAAAGAGACGGTTTGAGAGAAACTACACCTCTGTAAAGTGGGAATATGAAGTAAATGCACCATCATGTTGCAGGCAATATTCCCCCAAAAAATCTTGGCCACTGACCAAATTTCAAGTCTACTGAGCACAAACTTGAATGTTgtaaacactgaggctgtacctgctttatgTTACAGTTAATAGTGGCCTACCTActaaaacaatggagaaaatgcatcccgtAACATttgaacatggaaatagctgttctataaTTCAGcatacagtagcagccaatgtgttgtgttcaatgtaggcctacgttccatgagacttttgaaaaaacaTGCAAGGCTTCACAtaaacctgtttatccacttgtccttcagacaaggaggtgaatgaaaatgtgttgtttgatgcaagaaaccactttacaaaataaaatgcattattattcccataccattatttaAGAGAATCAGAAaaatgatgctaccctctgcctattggctactaaGCTTATTGAAGCCTGTCTCAAAACACACCACTGTccttttaaaaacaaaaaaagctctttacctgacttttCAAAGAAGTCTAGAACtgtacacgttttgtgctcttgtaggaagcaatcactcccctattgctgactacaaatgacctataactgggctaataactcacgaACTaacaaaggatatgaacaaaatgtggacacgtggctacatgctactctcactttgatctcaaaacaagcgcatccaCTCATGCTttaaacagtccagttcaaagtaaatggcacagatccatatatggtaATGGTTTAATTGCATTTATAAACTTGGTgggttgagccctgaatgctgatttgctgacagccgtggtatatcagacagtataccatgggtatgacaaaacatgtatttctaCTACTCTAATTATCTTGGTAACCAGTATAAAATAGCAATATTTGCTCGggagtttgtggtatattgccaatataccacggctaagagctgtGTCTAGCATAGGAATcgtccttagctgtggtatattaacCATATAcaacaccccctcgggccttattgcttaaataagcCTACTGCAGttctgattggttatgccgcaACGGTCTGTGTAGAGCATGTCAACACTAATATTGTGTTGATttgatcacaattgccacagtaaatgGAAACGTTGACAGTGTTAACTATCAAGAAAAAATCTAGAacgttgagtgaagttcaatctcgtgcctCTCTCCATGGGCTGATAATGCATTTCTTCTACCCCGCAGTCCAAGGGGAGCGGCGTGGCAGTCTCGGGTCTGCTGCGCGCCAGGGGGACACGCGCAGCTTAGAGTGAACATTGGTTGCAGGCTTTCCAAAGGGCAACCTTATTTACTATGCTATGTTTAGAGATGAACCTTTAGAAAAACTCAGATGAAATTAATCAACCAATTCATCCATGAAGTAATTACCTTAGTTTTTTCCTCCAAGGCTTTCACACATGAGGAGTTTAAGAATTCTTTTAGATTGTTAATTTCCTCTTGCAGTCTTGCCAGTTCCTCCTCTCTTTGTATCAATGTGTCTTGAAGCTTAGGAAAAATGAATAAATATCAACAGTACAAATGATATCTTCATTATTTTATTTACTCATttgaatatatacacacacacacacacacacacacacacacacacacacacacacacacacacacacacacacacactaccgttcaaaggtttggggtcactttgaaatgtccttgtttttgaaagaaaaactaatttttgtccattaaaacaacatcaaattgatcagaaatacagtgtagacattgttaatgttgtaattgactattgtagctggaaacggcagattttcaatggcatatctacataggcgtacagaggctcattatcagcaaccatcactcctgtgttccaatggcacgttgtgttatctaatccaagttcatcattttaaaaggctaattaatcattatAAAACCCATTTGCAACtgtgttagcacagttgaaaactgtggtactgattaaagaagcaatgatactggacttctttagactagttgactatctggagcatcagcatttgtgggttcgattacaggctcaaaatgtccagaaacaaagaactttcttctgaaactcgtcagtctattcttgttctgagaaatgaaggctattctatgcgagaaattgccaagaaactgaagatctcgtacaacgctgtgtactactcccttcacagaacagctcaaactggctctaaccagaatagaaagagtgggaggccccggtgcacaactgagcaagaggacaagtacattagagtgtctagtttgagaaacagacacctcacaagtcctcaactggcagctttattaaatagtacccgcaaaacaccagtctcaacaatgaagaggtgactccgggacggtgctttgttggtgacactgtcacaccataacacttcctcctccatgctttacggtgagaAATAAACATGCAGATATCTGTTCACCaacaccgcatctcacaaagacagcggttggaatcaaaaatatCCAATTTGGAGAAAGGGCGAATTTCCActtatccattgctcgtgtttcttggcaaaggcaagtctcttcttcttattggtgtcctttagtagtggtttctttgcagcaattcaaccatgaaggcctgattcacgcagtctcctctgaacagttgatgttgagatgtgtctgttacttgaactctgtgaagcatttatttgggctgccatctgaggtgcagttaactctaatacacatatcctctgcagcagaagtaactctgggtcttcctgtcctgtggcggtcctcatgagagccagtttcatcgtagaGCTTGAtgttgcaactgcacttgaagaaactttcaaagtacttcaaattttccgtattgactgaccttcatgtcttaaagtaatgatggcgtttctctttgcttatttgagctgttcttgccataatatggattttttaccaaatagggctatcttctgaataccacccctaccttgtcataacacaactgattggctcaaacgcattaagaaaataaattccacaacataacttttaacaaggcacacctgttaattgaaatgcattccaggtgactaacctCACGAAGCTGGtcgagagaattccaagagtgtgcaaatctatcatcaaggcaaagggtggctactttgaagaattgcaaatatattttgatttgtttagtaaacacttttttggttactacatgaatccatgtgtgttatttcatagttttgaggtttcactattattctacaatgtagaaaatagtaaaaacctagaaaacccctggaatgagtaggtgtgtccaaacttttgacaagtaccgtaagtattcagacactttgctatgagacttgaaattgagatcaggtgcatcctgtttccatttatcatcctagagatgtttctacaacttgattggagtccacctgtggtaaattcaattcattcaacatgatttggaaagacacacgcctgtctgtataaggtctcaCAATTCACAgtgcatgacagagcaaaaaccaaaccactactaaaggaaataaaggtgaaataaaaataaaagaggcTTAAgcaattgtccgtaaagctccaagacaggattgtgtcgaggcacggatctggtgaagggtaccaaaacatttctgcagcattgaatgtccccaagaacactgtggacttcatcattcttaaatggaagaagtttggaaccacctagactcttcctacagtcgtggccaaacgttttgagaattacacaaatattaatttccacaatgtttgctgcttcagtgtctttagatatttttgtccgatgttactatggaatactgaagtataattacaagcatttcataagtctcaacggcttttattgacaattacatgaagttgatgcaaaaagtcaatatttgcagtgttgacccttctttttcaagagctatgcaatccaccctggcatgctgtcaattaacttctgggccacatcctgactgatggcagcccattcttgcataatcaatgcttggagtttgtcagaattcgtgggtttttgtttgtccacctgcctcttgaggattgaccacaaattctcaatgggattaaggtctgaggagtttcctggccaaggacccaaaatatttatgttttgttccccgagccacttagttatcacttttgccttatggcaaggtgctccatcatgctggaaaaggcattgttcatcaccaaactgttcctggatggttgggagaagttgctctcggaggatgtgttggaacCATTCTTCATTCATGGCTgtattcttaggcaaaattgtgagtgagcccttggctgagaagcaaacccacacatgaatggtctcaggatggtttactattggcatgacacaggactgatggtagcactcgcCTTGTCTTCCCCGGACAggctttttttccggatgccccaaacaatcggaaaggggattcctcaaagaaaatgactttaccccaatCCTCAGCAGTCCATTGCCTGTACcatttgcagaatatcagtctgtccctgaattttttcctggagagaaatggcttctttgctgcccatCTTGACACCAGGACATCCTCCAAAATTCTTTGCCTCACTTTGCGTGCCgatgcactcacacctgtctgctgccattcctgaacaagctctgtactggtggtgccccgatcccgcagccaAATCATCTTTAGGAaatggtcctggtgcttgctggactttcttgggcgctctgaagccttcttcacaacaattgaacctctctccttgaagttcttgattacCCGAtagataaatggttgatttaggtgcaatcttactggcagcaatatccttgcctgtgaagccctttttgtgcaaagcaatgatgacggcacgtgtttccttgcaggtaaccatggttgacagaggaagaacaatgattccaagcaccaccctccttttgaagcttccagtctgttattgaAACTCAATGAGCAATGACAGTGATCTCCAGTCTTGTCCTCAAcaatcacacctgtgttaacgagagaatccctgacatgatgtcagctggtccttttgtggcagggctgaaatgcagtggaaatgttttgggggggattcagttcatttgcatggcaaagagggactttgcaattaattgcaattcatttgatcactcttcataacattctggagtatatgcaaattgccatcatacaaactgaggcagcaaactttgtgaaaatttatatttgtgtcattctcaaaacttttggccacaactgtagacctggccgcctggccaaactcaacaatcggggaagaagggccttggtcagggaggtgacaaagaaccggatggtcactctgaccgagctccaaagttcctctgtggagatgggagaaccttccagaaggacaaccatcaccaatcaggcctttatggtagagtggccagacagaagccactactcagtaaaagtcacatgacagcctgcttgtagtttgccaaaaggcacctaaaggtctctcagaccatgagaaacaaaatgctCTGGTCTAATTAAAccatgattgaactctttggcctgaatgactagcatcacatctggaggaaaactggcaccatccctacggtgaagcatggtggtggcagcatcatgctgtggggatgtttttcagcggcaagggctgggagactattcaggattgAGGGCAAGATTAAttgagcaaagcacagagagatagatccttaatgaaaacctgctccagggaaccttccaacaggacaacgcaggagtggctttgggacaagactctgaatgtccttgaatggcccagccagagcccggacttgaacctgaacgaacatctctggagagtcctgaaattagctatgcagcaacgctccccattcaacctgacagagcttgagaggatctgcagagaataatgggagaaactccccaaatacaggtgtaccaagcttgtagcgtcatacccaagaagactcaaggctgtaataactgccaaaggtgcttcaacaaagttttgagtaaagggtctgaatacgtaggaaaaactgtttttgctttgtcattatggggtattgtatgtagattgatgagggaaaaaatacaatttaataaattttagaataaggctgtaacgtaacaaaatgtagaaaaggtcaaggggtctgaatactttccgaatgcactataaaAAGGGTTAAGTGCCTGGTAAGGGGCTTGAGTGCCTTGAAAAGACCCAACGGCAGGTAGCACATGAGATTCTGATTAAAGAACCCCTCCATGTTTTTGTGTGTAAATGCCTGCTTGTTTCTCTGCAAATGTGGCGACAGGTGGTCATTCCAGTTGGGGTCAGGTGGAGAGGTCCCACAGTCCAAGCGGGAGAGGAGTTCTAggtgggagaggagacagagacatgacCCTAAATATCAAAAATATAATACCAATAATACCATTCAAGGACTAAACTCAACCGCATGATGTACATTACATCCATGGAGTTGAGTGGAGACTAGAGTTTGTGGAGTTAACCTCCAACTACTTAGAGTCGCTGTGTGTCCTCTGTAGCTGCATGCCTTTCTGTTAGCTGAAATCCATACTTTTTAATAAAACgttaatcaaatacaaccacTGATGCTGTTGCTCTAAATGGCAACTAAGTGTGAATGCGCATGTGCCAATTGAATATCAACGAGCAAACAGTCggtggttgtatttgattaacGATTCACTAAAAAGTATGGATTTCAGCAAAGAAAGAAACTCACTCAGCTACAGTGGACCAACATAGGTACACGGTAAGGGTTTAAGAATTTACCATCTAAAAGTATCGATTACACAGTGACTCGAAATAGTCTCTAAATAGTCAGATTCACTTCACAAACTTTAGTCTCGACTCAACTCCGTGGATGTTATGCACATCAGCAAGAGATATAGGCCTACATGAGTAAATAATGTGTACAGtataaagaaaagaaagaaaggacaGGACTTAGGACAGGACGTTAGATCAATCATATTCTGTGACATCCAAATGTGGATAATTGCAGTGATAAACGTGCCAGCCCAACGGAGTCTCACGCTGAACATAGCATATCGCTGCTAAGTAAAAATTTCTTTCAAACAACTTACCCCACTGTGTCGACTCCTGCTGGCAGGCTGTGTTGTCCGGAGAACCAGCAGCCCAAAAGGAGGCCAGAGTCACCGTGGAAACATCAACACTGTCTGCTAACGTTGGGGCGGGGTAAGGACAGTCATAGAGTTGGCGCCCTACGAAGCTCAGATCTTGGCAAGTCTGGGCAGTGCGCTGTAAAACAAATAGGCACGAGGGATAGCTCATCAATAAAGTCATAGATTATCAAATAAAGGCCTTAAAGTAGATAGCCTAAAGTAGACCATATTTGTTCAGTCGAACTATCAAAAATGTCATATTGGAAGTATATAATTGCATATTATAACATGTTCATGATCATCAATTGTGACAATAATTGATCACCTAATGCAGATAGATTTgtgatctgtctgtctctcttgtaTGGAACTATCACAAATTGGCTTCAAGGAACCTTAGATGCAACATCCTTATTTGATGTGAATTCCAGTTAGATCGAATAAATTCAACAACGAGATGTGTTTAAAATATAACTAAATAAGTAGATTGCCTCAAGCTATCTGCAATTTCCCATGTCGTAATATGAAATGCGTAGAAGGTTCCTCGACAGTTGTAGCGATCAGCATCATCTACCTGTTTCGTCCGACTTATCCAAACTGTGCAAATTCCTGATCCCTTGGCACGTTCACAAAATCTCAGCACTTCAGTCAACAGTGTAGGCCACTCTATGTTTTATAAAACTTTGAATCAAacttaaatacagtgcattcgagctctgtcagagtgaccatagatTCCACATTTCTTCCATTaaacaatgatggaggccactgtgttcttggggaccttcaatgctgcagacagtttttggtacccttctccagatttgtccctcgacacaatcctgtctcagagctctacagacaattccttagaccccatggcttgattttttctctgacatgcactgtcaactgtgggaccctatatagaaaggtgtgtccctttccaaatcatgtcgaatgaatttaatttaccacaggtgcactccaattgagttgtagaaacatctcaaggatgaccaatggaaacaggatgcacctgagctcaattttgagtcattgcaaagggtctgaatacttatgtaaataaggaatttcagtttttattttaaataaatgtgcaaacatttcaaaaaacctgttttcgctttgtcattatggggtattgtgtgtagattgatgacggaaaacattaatttaatccattttagaataaggctgtaaacgtaacaaaatctggaaaaggggaagggctctgaatattttccgaatgcacagtacatctttttttaaatgaaactaGTCACATGCAAGTCTGCAATAGCACTAAATTGCCAGGGAACACAATCACAATGTGCTGATGAacattaaaggcccaatgcagtcaaaaatgtgatttttctgtgttttctatacagtaccagtcaaaagtttggac
Above is a window of Oncorhynchus kisutch isolate 150728-3 linkage group LG18, Okis_V2, whole genome shotgun sequence DNA encoding:
- the LOC109875554 gene encoding geminin coiled-coil domain-containing protein 1, giving the protein MRTAQTCQDLSFVGRQLYDCPYPAPTLADSVDVSTVTLASFWAAGSPDNTACQQESTQWELLSRLDCGTSPPDPNWNDHLSPHLQRNKQLQDTLIQREEELARLQEEINNLKEFLNSSCVKALEEKTKSLLSAQSGDGRRNRKRNSEIQNLHGVGEFWNLSASQLLLGSQVKRTCRNLEFCPEEELACTDSVNLWILQTLGLKDEDTIDTSSTEYSFNCSISSLTKCSSATDTSGDYCQTTDHKNTAYDSNTDGLCNGASIGLYNDYCFNTNSDYSLSTDSGSDFTGTVLSVLYSPSIEVPPQFPRHPLPPHPTSLKTGVPGCTTLPACTAVASNPIGGDVMNTPLSTPRSQTELAFSVSLNPSSSVRLKTHSFPQGQAFVRKNTQGGWNFTWVPKQGP